The Bacteroidales bacterium sequence TTTTATGCGTGGCGTCCGGTTTGGTTTTATCAGCACAACGCTGCTCTCGCAGGTGGATGCAAGTGTTGGAGGAAAAAACGGGGTGAATTTTAATGGCTTCAAAAATATTATTGGTGTTTTTAATCAACCAGAGTTTGTAATTTGTGACCCTGTTGTACTGAAAACCCTCGACCGCAATGAGATTTCAAACGGCCTGGCCGAAATCGCAAAACATGCCCTGCTTGCCGATGCCGTCCTGTTCGATTTTATTGAGCAAAACGCTGAAGCGGTGATGAGCCTTCGTGAGGAGGTCATCGGGCACCTGGTAATACGTTCGGTGGAGATTAAATCTGCCATCGTGAATCGCGATGAAAAGGAGACGGACGAACGCAGGAAACTCAACTTTGGACATACATTCGGTCATGCCATCGAGAAAATTGCCGGGATCAGCCATGGGAAAGCTGTGAGCATAGGTATGGTCATCGCAGCCAGGTTTTCAAAAGATAAAGGTTACCTCAGCGAAAATGATTTGGAACGAATTGTCAATTTATTAACGAAACTGGAGCTTCCTCTCTCTCAGCCACTTCAGCCTGACCTTATTTTCCGGGCTTTAGAAAAAGATAAGAAAAGAGCGGATAACGCCATCCATTTTGTGCTGTTGAAAAGCATTGGAGAAGCAGTTGTTGAAGAGTTGCCACTTAGTATTATCCGAAAAATTAAGATTTAGCAAGATGAAAGCAACTGTTTTTCCTTCAAAACTTTCGGGCGCTGTCATGGCGCCGCCGTCCAAAAGTCATTTTATCCGACTGGTAGCAGCGGCCATGCTTGCTGATGGCGAATCCAAGATTTACCATCCGTCAACTTGTGAAGATGCGAGAGCCATGTTGAATATTACCGGTGAAATGGGGGCTAAGGTTACGTTTCACGCCGATCACATCAGTATTTCTGGCAATCCGGATTTTAAAGGGAAAAGGACATTTCATTGCGGCGAATCAGGGCTGGCTGCCCGTCTCATGATCGCCATCGGTTCATTGTTCGATGACGAAGTGACAATAACCGGTGAGAAAACGCTGCTGAAACGG is a genomic window containing:
- the aroB gene encoding 3-dehydroquinate synthase → MTTIEIQGTTGRSQILTGESLSNFRKYIPVSRTIIITDNVVQNLYGHFWHDLPVVIIGQGEVNKTLETVQLIIAKLFELDADRNTFILGVGGGIVCDVTGFVASVFMRGVRFGFISTTLLSQVDASVGGKNGVNFNGFKNIIGVFNQPEFVICDPVVLKTLDRNEISNGLAEIAKHALLADAVLFDFIEQNAEAVMSLREEVIGHLVIRSVEIKSAIVNRDEKETDERRKLNFGHTFGHAIEKIAGISHGKAVSIGMVIAARFSKDKGYLSENDLERIVNLLTKLELPLSQPLQPDLIFRALEKDKKRADNAIHFVLLKSIGEAVVEELPLSIIRKIKI